Proteins encoded together in one Labilibaculum sp. DW002 window:
- a CDS encoding ShlB/FhaC/HecB family hemolysin secretion/activation protein — protein MKRVFLVIILFHFMIAFAYCQEESYVLNIIGNQSDVGFAKFSKERDEKFVLKKLAIDRLQNKISNFRQDGYLEANIDSIYSSNDTIHAFVHLGEKYKWTTVEFIELQQILKHTSHLKRKARFSDLQELNTDILSDLGNQGYPFAQIAIEKFAINNKDISGVWRIDANDKIIWDSIVIKGSSKVKAKFLQRYLGIFPNQIYQEKQSSSISDKLNNLNFAKEIKPSEIEFSEGKAQVYTYLEKKSANQFDGIVGFQSNKKNNKLELTGEVKLLLENTFQAGERIYFNWQKLKEQSQNLSLGLVYPYLFSSNMGVDLNFDIQKLDSTYITTAIDAGLRFSQAGKNYIKVFIELNSSSLLSSEHLKSITVLPNYADVKSQLFGFSYHFENLDYSFNPRKGWNVNFSIAGGNHQLKKNSNIPEELYENMDLSSKMMNAEWLLEYNIPLSKKMSFRIRNKGGYKNSKELFQNDLFRIGGLSSIRGFNEEAFIASSYSVATTELRFIPQANSSFYLFWDGGYYRNSYLSEKNEDYPWGVGFGLNFATKSGIFTLNYAIGKQNNSNVDLQEAKIHFGFINRF, from the coding sequence ATGAAGAGAGTCTTTTTAGTAATAATCCTGTTCCATTTTATGATTGCTTTTGCTTATTGCCAAGAGGAATCATATGTGCTTAATATCATAGGAAATCAGTCAGATGTTGGGTTTGCTAAATTTTCAAAAGAAAGAGACGAAAAATTTGTCTTAAAGAAATTAGCCATAGATCGCTTGCAAAATAAAATTTCAAATTTTAGACAAGATGGTTATTTAGAGGCAAATATTGATTCCATTTATTCGAGTAATGACACAATTCATGCTTTTGTTCATTTGGGTGAAAAGTACAAATGGACTACTGTTGAATTTATAGAATTACAACAGATTCTTAAACATACTTCTCACTTAAAGAGGAAAGCTCGATTTTCCGATTTACAGGAATTGAATACTGATATTTTATCTGATTTAGGAAATCAAGGATACCCTTTTGCACAAATTGCAATAGAGAAGTTTGCTATCAATAATAAAGATATCAGTGGAGTATGGAGGATAGATGCGAATGATAAAATTATATGGGATAGCATAGTAATAAAAGGATCATCAAAAGTGAAAGCAAAGTTTTTACAACGATACTTAGGGATATTTCCAAATCAGATTTATCAGGAAAAGCAAAGTAGTTCTATATCTGATAAATTGAATAACTTAAATTTTGCCAAAGAAATTAAGCCTTCAGAAATAGAATTTTCGGAAGGAAAGGCTCAGGTTTATACGTATTTAGAAAAGAAATCTGCAAATCAGTTTGATGGAATTGTAGGATTTCAATCAAATAAAAAGAATAATAAACTAGAGTTAACAGGAGAAGTGAAATTGTTGTTGGAAAATACCTTCCAAGCGGGAGAGCGTATTTATTTTAACTGGCAAAAATTAAAAGAACAAAGTCAGAATTTGTCATTGGGCTTGGTATACCCATATCTCTTTTCTTCAAATATGGGTGTTGATTTAAATTTTGATATTCAAAAACTAGATTCTACATATATCACTACTGCTATAGATGCAGGTCTTCGTTTTTCTCAAGCGGGAAAAAATTACATTAAGGTCTTTATTGAATTGAACTCTTCATCACTTCTTTCTTCTGAACATTTAAAGAGTATTACAGTTTTACCAAATTATGCTGATGTCAAATCTCAATTGTTTGGGTTTTCATATCATTTCGAAAATTTAGATTATTCTTTTAATCCTAGAAAAGGCTGGAACGTGAATTTTTCAATAGCAGGAGGGAATCATCAATTAAAAAAGAATTCTAATATTCCTGAGGAATTGTATGAGAATATGGATTTGTCTTCTAAAATGATGAACGCGGAGTGGTTGTTAGAATATAATATTCCTCTTAGTAAGAAGATGAGTTTTCGGATAAGAAATAAGGGAGGTTATAAGAATTCAAAGGAATTGTTTCAGAATGATTTGTTTCGAATTGGAGGATTATCGTCAATCAGAGGTTTTAATGAAGAAGCTTTTATAGCCTCAAGCTATTCAGTTGCAACCACTGAATTAAGGTTTATTCCACAAGCTAATTCAAGCTTTTATTTATTTTGGGATGGAGGCTATTATAGAAACAGTTACTTGTCCGAAAAAAATGAAGATTATCCTTGGGGTGTAGGCTTTGGTTTAAATTTCGCTACCAAGTCGGGTATTTTTACATTGAATTATGCCATTGGAAAACAAAACAACAGCAATGTCGATTTGCAAGAAGCAAAAATTCATTTTGGTTTTATTAATCGATTCTAA
- a CDS encoding hybrid sensor histidine kinase/response regulator gives MLENNNSLISIGNQLNKIVLDHLKDIPNPNSLEMMLNTFSELSDCPCLFLNFENRYVNSCSCKAMTLLNSDLAKNGEGLFKEITRIGTERDDACIEIVYGSSARGVFVPVNIKGELYGYFVYGQFVEEKDPMAIKIRNGEKLTDDEEKDASLLKVLSRKEIEDNIQKSIQFVKSIESQFEMSYELNNEIKKNKESANELRIQKTFFENLFEHSPESIIILDNEDQVIQANQEFLRLFEYTQEEIKSKKINDLIVPERFKNEGFGATKDVSLGKMVEMTTIRQTKTGKQIHVEVHGKPIVLDNNQLAVYAIYRNLTQQVWNQKSQQIIHNISEILNSSLNSIEVINKVGGELEQIIGAGKLFLELIAPNRRSLRVFEEKDNAFTNILYSQSLSSCAIREKRMLYLNSEEIQEVVKENRLKLLKNHKKWFGIPLIEKEQVLGVFGISFDSEDSDMSLESIKFIEVISAQLASGISKKRKDMELRMLERSTEQSPASIIITDTKGNIEYVNPKFCNVTGYELKEVVGRNPRFLKSGATRSAEYKEMWEAVLAGGEWSGEFLNVKKNKELFWERANFSAIKNEYGHITHIIAVKEDITELKKSEKDLLESKNRAEESDRLKSAFLSNMSHELRTPLNAVIGFSNLCDESLSTTEILEFVRLINKSGNQLLGIIEDILNFTSIECENFQVESEEFFMFNFLDEVMAMTKEKRIQENKERLGMQFKAEKEYSKILVKTDYQRLLQVVTNLMKNALKFTTEGFVEFGYNVEGDELCLYVKDSGVGIEKSKKDVIFDRFRQADDSITRTFGGTGLGLAISKKIMDMLGGTIEVESEPNAGSIFKLRLKCVISKQSENKKSKENNGMEASNSKLILVAEDEISNFKLIEAILTRNNYKVIRAENGEVAVDMCRNNSNISLVLMDIRMPIMDGLIATKEIKKFKPDLPIVAQTAYAMDGDENKAIEEGCNDYISKPIKKDLLLEKLKILL, from the coding sequence ATGTTGGAAAATAACAACTCTCTTATATCCATTGGAAATCAGCTAAATAAAATAGTTTTAGATCATTTAAAAGATATTCCAAATCCGAATAGTTTAGAAATGATGTTGAATACTTTTTCTGAATTAAGTGACTGTCCTTGTCTGTTTCTAAATTTTGAAAATAGATATGTAAATAGTTGCAGTTGCAAAGCGATGACATTACTTAATAGTGACTTGGCTAAGAATGGGGAAGGGCTTTTTAAGGAAATTACTAGAATAGGAACAGAACGGGATGACGCTTGCATCGAAATAGTATATGGATCATCTGCAAGAGGTGTTTTTGTACCTGTAAATATTAAGGGAGAATTGTATGGATACTTCGTCTATGGTCAGTTTGTTGAGGAAAAAGATCCCATGGCTATAAAAATTAGAAATGGTGAAAAATTAACTGATGACGAGGAAAAGGACGCAAGCTTACTAAAGGTTTTATCTCGAAAAGAAATTGAGGATAATATTCAAAAATCAATTCAATTCGTAAAAAGTATTGAGTCTCAATTCGAAATGAGTTATGAGTTGAATAATGAGATTAAAAAGAATAAGGAATCAGCGAACGAACTTCGGATTCAGAAAACATTCTTTGAAAACCTTTTTGAACATTCCCCTGAAAGTATTATTATACTTGATAATGAAGATCAGGTGATTCAAGCAAATCAAGAGTTTCTGCGATTGTTTGAATATACTCAAGAAGAGATCAAATCAAAAAAGATAAATGATTTGATCGTACCAGAGAGGTTTAAAAATGAGGGGTTTGGGGCAACTAAGGATGTATCTTTAGGGAAGATGGTTGAGATGACAACAATCCGTCAAACTAAAACAGGAAAACAGATTCATGTTGAAGTGCATGGAAAACCAATTGTTTTAGATAATAATCAGCTTGCTGTTTACGCAATTTATCGCAACCTAACACAGCAAGTTTGGAATCAGAAAAGTCAACAAATTATTCATAATATTTCCGAAATATTAAATTCTTCATTGAATAGTATTGAAGTGATTAATAAAGTAGGAGGAGAATTAGAGCAAATTATTGGTGCAGGTAAATTATTTTTGGAGCTAATAGCACCGAATAGGAGATCCTTGAGAGTTTTTGAGGAAAAGGATAACGCTTTTACTAATATTCTTTACTCTCAGTCTTTGAGCAGTTGTGCTATAAGAGAAAAAAGAATGTTGTATCTCAATTCTGAGGAAATACAAGAAGTGGTTAAGGAGAATAGACTTAAACTTCTGAAAAATCATAAGAAGTGGTTTGGTATTCCTCTTATTGAAAAAGAACAAGTTCTTGGTGTTTTTGGCATTTCTTTTGATTCAGAAGATTCTGATATGAGTTTGGAAAGCATCAAGTTTATTGAAGTGATATCTGCTCAATTAGCCAGTGGAATAAGCAAGAAAAGAAAAGATATGGAACTAAGGATGCTGGAACGTTCAACAGAGCAGAGTCCAGCGTCAATTATAATTACGGATACAAAAGGTAATATTGAATATGTTAATCCTAAATTTTGTAATGTTACTGGTTATGAGTTAAAAGAGGTGGTTGGAAGAAATCCTAGGTTTTTGAAGTCGGGAGCAACTCGCTCTGCAGAATACAAAGAAATGTGGGAGGCTGTTTTGGCAGGTGGCGAATGGAGTGGTGAATTTCTTAATGTGAAAAAGAATAAAGAGTTATTTTGGGAAAGAGCTAACTTTTCAGCAATTAAAAATGAATATGGTCACATTACTCATATAATTGCTGTAAAAGAGGATATTACGGAATTAAAAAAGTCAGAAAAAGATTTATTGGAATCTAAAAATCGAGCAGAAGAATCTGATCGATTAAAATCTGCTTTTTTGTCAAATATGTCTCATGAATTAAGAACCCCACTTAATGCTGTAATTGGTTTTTCGAATTTATGTGATGAGTCTTTATCCACTACCGAAATATTAGAGTTTGTTCGTTTGATTAATAAAAGTGGAAATCAGCTTCTTGGAATTATCGAAGATATTTTAAACTTTACTTCTATCGAATGTGAAAATTTTCAAGTTGAGTCTGAGGAGTTTTTCATGTTTAATTTCCTTGATGAAGTCATGGCAATGACGAAAGAAAAGCGAATACAAGAAAATAAGGAACGCCTAGGGATGCAGTTCAAAGCGGAAAAGGAATATTCAAAAATATTAGTAAAAACAGATTACCAGAGGTTATTGCAGGTTGTCACTAATTTAATGAAAAATGCCTTGAAATTTACAACTGAAGGGTTTGTTGAGTTTGGTTATAATGTTGAAGGTGATGAGTTGTGTTTGTATGTGAAAGATAGTGGTGTGGGAATTGAGAAGAGTAAAAAAGATGTGATTTTTGATCGATTTAGGCAGGCTGACGATTCTATTACAAGAACTTTTGGAGGAACAGGTTTAGGATTGGCTATTTCGAAAAAAATTATGGACATGTTAGGCGGTACAATTGAAGTGGAGTCGGAGCCTAATGCAGGATCTATTTTTAAATTAAGATTGAAATGTGTAATTTCAAAACAGAGTGAAAATAAGAAGTCTAAAGAAAATAATGGTATGGAAGCTTCGAATTCAAAATTAATATTAGTTGCAGAAGATGAAATTTCTAATTTTAAATTAATTGAAGCAATATTAACGCGCAACAACTACAAAGTGATTCGGGCCGAAAATGGTGAGGTTGCTGTTGACATGTGTCGAAATAATTCAAATATTTCATTGGTATTAATGGATATTAGAATGCCAATAATGGATGGATTAATAGCGACGAAAGAAATTAAGAAATTTAAGCCAGATTTACCAATAGTTGCTCAAACGGCATACGCAATGGATGGGGATGAAAATAAGGCAATTGAAGAAGGTTGTAACGATTATATTTCAAAGCCTATTAAGAAAGATCTTTTATTAGAGAAGTTGAAAATCTTATTGTAA
- a CDS encoding DUF3298 and DUF4163 domain-containing protein → MRGLTVLLSACIVSVCAFCSVSCSNDLSLLVHEKEISKRDKQQLLSVKYPQFKNKASKSKRGCDSINSNISVFVNNLLAEMECDQEPESGFTSMELKVNYDLDIFATDYVSAKFIIYKYQGGAHGLTYFKCFNYNVQKAIGLTLGDVFHVKSKMEIQALNKLLVKYFNNPDNCFDELPVVTSAFESFSYQEDFFVFSFSDYSLGPYVCGTAEIKIPVWDLKQHGLLKL, encoded by the coding sequence TTGAGAGGACTAACGGTTTTATTATCTGCCTGTATCGTAAGTGTTTGCGCTTTTTGTTCTGTGTCATGTAGTAACGATTTGAGTTTGTTAGTGCATGAAAAAGAAATATCAAAAAGAGACAAGCAACAGTTACTATCTGTAAAATATCCTCAATTCAAAAATAAGGCAAGTAAATCAAAGAGAGGTTGTGATTCTATTAACAGCAATATTAGTGTATTTGTAAACAATTTACTTGCTGAAATGGAATGTGATCAAGAACCTGAAAGTGGTTTTACAAGCATGGAATTAAAGGTTAATTATGATCTTGATATTTTTGCAACAGATTATGTAAGTGCAAAGTTTATCATATACAAGTATCAGGGAGGTGCACATGGTCTTACCTATTTTAAATGCTTTAATTACAATGTACAGAAAGCAATAGGACTAACTTTGGGAGATGTGTTTCATGTGAAAAGCAAAATGGAAATACAGGCCTTAAATAAATTATTGGTAAAATACTTTAATAATCCTGATAATTGTTTTGATGAATTACCTGTGGTCACTTCTGCTTTTGAATCTTTTTCTTATCAGGAAGATTTTTTTGTTTTTTCTTTTTCTGATTATTCTTTGGGACCGTACGTTTGTGGAACAGCTGAAATAAAAATACCAGTTTGGGATTTAAAACAACATGGTTTACTAAAGCTTTAA
- a CDS encoding SDR family oxidoreductase has translation MNKIAFITGATAGIGEACAKKLATIGFDLIISGRRKEKLEVLKAELIKKFTIKVLSIELDVRNQEDVEKEISALPSEWKKIDLLLNNAGLAVGVSPVQKGIVDDWDRMIDTNVKGLLYVTRCISPLMAERKKGLIVNISSIAGKEAYPGGNVYCGTKHAVEAITKGMRIDLLPHNIRVSSIAPGMVETEFSIVRFKGDEDKAEKVYEGFEPLKAEDIADSLLFIATRPEHVSINDILIMPSAQASARDVNRK, from the coding sequence ATGAACAAAATTGCATTTATAACAGGAGCAACTGCAGGCATTGGAGAAGCTTGTGCAAAAAAGTTAGCGACAATAGGATTTGATTTAATCATTTCAGGTCGAAGAAAAGAGAAACTTGAAGTATTAAAAGCAGAATTAATTAAAAAATTCACGATTAAAGTTTTATCTATAGAATTGGATGTTCGAAATCAAGAAGATGTTGAAAAAGAAATTTCAGCACTTCCTTCTGAGTGGAAGAAAATTGATTTACTTCTAAACAACGCGGGACTAGCTGTAGGAGTATCTCCCGTTCAAAAAGGCATTGTGGATGATTGGGATAGAATGATTGATACAAATGTAAAAGGTTTGCTATATGTAACTCGCTGCATTAGCCCATTAATGGCTGAACGTAAAAAAGGATTAATTGTAAATATTTCATCTATTGCCGGAAAAGAGGCTTACCCTGGAGGTAATGTTTATTGTGGAACCAAGCATGCAGTTGAAGCTATTACAAAAGGAATGAGAATTGATCTGTTGCCTCACAATATTAGAGTGAGTTCAATTGCTCCAGGAATGGTTGAAACTGAATTTTCAATTGTACGTTTTAAAGGTGATGAAGACAAAGCAGAGAAAGTTTACGAAGGCTTTGAACCTTTAAAAGCTGAAGATATAGCAGATAGTTTATTATTTATTGCAACTCGGCCGGAGCACGTTTCAATAAATGATATCTTAATTATGCCATCAGCCCAAGCATCAGCGAGAGACGTAAACAGAAAATAA
- the purL gene encoding phosphoribosylformylglycinamidine synthase subunit PurL, whose protein sequence is MVNQEVSVELAEDLGINQEAFEKITKNLGRKPNLLELQIYSVMWSENVSYKSSFNWINLLPNTGDKIISGARQSNAGVVDIGNDEYCVFKMGTHNHPSGIDPYQGAATCVGDVCRDVVSVGAKPALVLNSLRFGEASLDRTKWLMDEVVKGIKDYSSVLYMENMGGEVSFNSCYDTNPIVNVMVAGVVPKEKLLLNRKINPGQLILLAGNSTGAEGVYGAEENFSIPKGNPGVGNSLIDCILKLNEANAIVRVENLDMAGIVNSVASVSVHANSGIDVNLNKIPLNQTGLSIEQVLLSRTQERVILVIETENLTKVLDVFTKAHIACDEIGTVTERDTIRFMESSVVVAELHANDLIMGHGAPQLNRKHHSINADKQDNFLERFSEPDNYWKIINEMVNNPNLIIKEYLQLHQEEEAKNSPSDAQISTVNSNGKALCFTISGNSVYAFNDPNVGAQINVARAVRRIICSGGKPLAINDCLNFGSPLEEKVFSQFVETIKGISSASEFFKTPVVGGNVSFYNESSVLGKREAINPTPIIGMLGVIDPKVNHMSYIFRNKGDMIFLIGKSRNDISGSEYLCSIHEKCEVGVPHFDLDEEKNINSVVAKLIEQKLICSAHSVERGGLFFNLIESSMPLGLGFDITSPAEVRKDAFLFGESQGRIVVSVSMENEDDFVDLMMESGVPFSTLGHVTKRELRIDDISYGYVDEYKKLYQKKGIK, encoded by the coding sequence ATGGTAAATCAGGAAGTTTCAGTAGAGTTAGCAGAAGACTTGGGAATAAATCAGGAAGCTTTTGAAAAAATAACCAAAAACCTTGGAAGGAAACCAAATTTACTTGAATTACAGATTTATTCTGTAATGTGGTCGGAGAATGTATCCTATAAAAGTTCATTCAATTGGATTAATTTATTGCCTAATACTGGCGATAAAATTATATCTGGAGCCCGCCAGTCTAATGCTGGAGTTGTAGATATTGGAAATGATGAATATTGTGTGTTCAAAATGGGAACGCACAATCATCCAAGTGGAATAGATCCATACCAAGGAGCTGCGACCTGTGTTGGAGATGTATGTAGAGATGTAGTGTCTGTTGGGGCAAAACCTGCACTTGTATTAAATTCGTTGAGGTTTGGTGAAGCTTCTTTAGATAGAACGAAATGGTTGATGGATGAGGTAGTAAAAGGGATTAAAGATTATTCATCTGTTTTATACATGGAGAACATGGGAGGCGAAGTTTCTTTCAATTCTTGTTATGATACCAATCCGATTGTAAACGTTATGGTGGCTGGGGTTGTTCCCAAAGAGAAACTCCTATTGAATAGAAAAATTAATCCAGGACAATTAATATTGTTAGCTGGAAATTCTACAGGTGCCGAAGGAGTATATGGAGCAGAGGAAAATTTTAGCATACCAAAAGGAAACCCTGGTGTTGGGAATTCTTTAATTGATTGTATTTTAAAATTGAATGAAGCAAATGCCATTGTTCGTGTCGAGAATTTGGATATGGCAGGCATCGTTAATTCTGTAGCTTCTGTTAGTGTTCATGCTAATTCTGGTATTGATGTTAATTTAAATAAAATTCCATTAAATCAAACAGGACTTAGTATCGAGCAAGTTTTACTTTCAAGAACACAAGAAAGGGTTATTTTGGTTATCGAAACAGAAAATCTAACAAAAGTATTAGATGTTTTTACCAAAGCTCATATTGCTTGCGATGAAATTGGAACAGTTACTGAAAGAGATACGATTCGATTTATGGAATCTTCAGTCGTAGTGGCTGAACTGCATGCAAATGATTTAATTATGGGGCATGGAGCACCACAATTAAATCGGAAACACCATTCAATAAACGCAGACAAACAAGACAATTTTCTAGAAAGATTTTCAGAACCTGATAATTATTGGAAAATTATTAATGAGATGGTAAATAATCCAAATCTTATCATAAAAGAATATTTACAATTGCATCAAGAGGAGGAAGCGAAAAATTCACCTTCCGATGCACAAATTTCAACCGTAAACTCTAATGGGAAAGCACTTTGCTTTACTATTTCGGGAAATTCTGTATATGCTTTTAATGATCCAAATGTTGGAGCACAAATTAATGTGGCAAGAGCTGTTCGTCGAATAATTTGTTCTGGAGGAAAACCGTTAGCCATAAATGATTGTCTTAATTTTGGCAGCCCCTTGGAAGAAAAAGTATTCTCTCAATTTGTAGAAACAATAAAGGGTATTTCAAGTGCAAGTGAATTTTTTAAAACACCTGTAGTTGGAGGTAATGTTAGTTTTTATAATGAAAGTTCCGTACTGGGAAAAAGAGAAGCAATTAATCCTACACCTATAATTGGGATGCTTGGGGTAATTGACCCTAAAGTAAATCATATGTCCTATATTTTCAGGAATAAGGGAGATATGATTTTTTTAATAGGTAAATCGCGAAATGACATATCAGGTTCGGAATATTTGTGTTCAATTCATGAGAAATGCGAAGTTGGTGTACCTCATTTTGATTTGGATGAAGAAAAAAATATTAATTCTGTAGTCGCAAAATTAATTGAACAAAAATTGATTTGTTCAGCACATTCTGTTGAAAGAGGAGGTTTGTTTTTCAATTTAATTGAATCCTCAATGCCATTGGGGCTTGGTTTTGATATTACATCTCCAGCAGAAGTACGAAAAGATGCTTTTCTGTTTGGGGAATCTCAAGGAAGAATAGTTGTTTCTGTTTCAATGGAAAATGAGGATGATTTTGTTGATTTGATGATGGAAAGTGGCGTGCCATTTTCAACTTTAGGACATGTAACTAAAAGAGAGTTAAGGATTGATGATATTTCATATGGCTATGTTGATGAATATAAAAAGCTTTATCAAAAGAAAGGGATTAAATAA
- the ubiE gene encoding bifunctional demethylmenaquinone methyltransferase/2-methoxy-6-polyprenyl-1,4-benzoquinol methylase UbiE — protein sequence MVNPYKDLDKGKKAQVALMFNNIARKYDFLNHFLSMGIDKLWRKKAVKLLKPIQPKQMLDIATGTGDFALACLKLDPEKVTGIDISTEMLAVGREKVAKKNLQDKIELFEGDSENIQFDDNSFDAITVAFGVRNFENLEKGLKEMNRVVRPGGKVVILEFSKPAKFPVKQFYNFYFFKILPFWGRMVSKDSSAYTYLPESVGAFPDGENFLKIYRSCGFVNTEQIKLSFGIASIYVGTKPVQ from the coding sequence GTGGTAAATCCCTATAAAGATTTAGATAAAGGCAAAAAGGCTCAGGTTGCTCTGATGTTTAATAATATTGCTAGGAAATATGACTTCTTAAATCATTTTCTATCAATGGGTATTGATAAGCTTTGGAGGAAGAAAGCTGTGAAATTGTTAAAGCCAATTCAACCAAAACAAATGTTGGATATTGCAACAGGAACTGGTGATTTTGCATTGGCGTGTTTGAAATTAGATCCTGAAAAAGTTACAGGAATTGATATTTCAACCGAAATGTTAGCAGTAGGAAGAGAGAAGGTTGCTAAAAAAAATCTACAAGATAAAATAGAATTATTCGAGGGTGATTCAGAAAATATTCAATTTGATGATAATTCATTTGATGCAATAACAGTAGCATTTGGGGTTCGTAATTTTGAGAATCTAGAAAAAGGCTTAAAAGAAATGAATCGTGTAGTGCGACCTGGAGGTAAAGTTGTTATTCTTGAATTTTCAAAGCCAGCAAAGTTCCCTGTAAAGCAATTTTATAACTTTTACTTTTTTAAAATTCTTCCTTTTTGGGGTAGAATGGTTTCTAAAGATAGTTCTGCCTATACATATTTACCTGAATCGGTAGGTGCTTTTCCTGATGGAGAAAACTTTTTGAAAATTTATAGATCGTGTGGATTTGTAAATACAGAACAAATTAAATTAAGTTTTGGGATTGCATCCATTTACGTTGGTACAAAGCCAGTACAATAA
- a CDS encoding porin family protein — MKRLLIILLLLSCYTSSYSQRGYKAESVLNYQKVDQKWLHFGFTLGVNSMDFAIYNSGIGDARAEQVVFSPGFSVGIVSDLRLHENWSLRFLPGLEFGQRSIQYSNLDVEEVNVESVLVNLPLLLKFRARRLNNYRPYLIGGASFKIDVQSQESLDPENDMLVRLKTTDVYAELGAGVDFYLPYFKLATELKFSIGLKDILNHEYDIDNPGYEGYSDAIRKMNSKIITLSFHFE; from the coding sequence TTGAAAAGATTATTAATTATACTATTGCTGTTGTCTTGTTACACTTCTAGTTATTCTCAAAGAGGATATAAGGCAGAAAGTGTTTTAAATTACCAAAAGGTAGATCAGAAATGGCTGCATTTTGGCTTTACGCTTGGAGTAAATAGTATGGATTTTGCAATCTATAATTCGGGAATTGGTGATGCTAGAGCTGAACAGGTTGTCTTTTCTCCTGGATTTTCAGTAGGTATTGTTTCCGATTTACGTTTGCATGAGAATTGGTCATTACGATTTCTTCCAGGATTAGAGTTTGGACAACGCAGTATTCAGTATTCAAATTTGGATGTTGAAGAAGTTAACGTCGAATCTGTTCTAGTTAATCTACCTCTTTTATTGAAGTTCAGAGCCCGCCGACTAAATAATTACCGACCTTATTTAATTGGAGGTGCTAGTTTTAAAATTGATGTACAATCACAAGAATCTCTCGATCCCGAAAATGATATGCTGGTTCGCCTAAAAACAACAGATGTTTACGCTGAGTTAGGTGCTGGTGTTGATTTTTATCTGCCTTATTTTAAATTAGCTACGGAATTAAAATTTTCAATAGGCTTAAAGGATATTTTAAATCATGAATATGATATAGATAATCCTGGATATGAGGGATACTCCGATGCAATTCGAAAAATGAATTCCAAAATTATTACGCTTTCTTTCCATTTTGAATAG